One window of the Pseudochaenichthys georgianus chromosome 21, fPseGeo1.2, whole genome shotgun sequence genome contains the following:
- the cbsb gene encoding cystathionine beta-synthase b, producing MLSANEEQDCLKGQLESHHESGMGSNFEPDYRDKSADKWNWTSPDVPSRCTWSLGALISESPHSLQARMEPPSILPNILGQIGDTPLVRLNRIPKEFGLKCDILAKCEFFNAGGSVKDRIAVRMVEDAERAGILKPGDTIIEPTSGNTGLGLALTAAVKGYRCIITMPERMSREKEDVLRALGAEVVRTPSAAAFDSPESHIIMAWRLKSQIPNSHILDQYRNASNPLAHYDTTAEEILEQCGGKLDMLVAGVGTGGTLTGVARKLKERCPNVKIVAVEPEGSILIGSNENKTSYEVEGIGYDFIPTVLDRSLVDMWYTSTDMETFTMCRKLIREEGLLCGGSSGSAMAAAVKMAQQLEEGQRCVVILADSVRNYMSKFLNDNWMCEKGFLSPKEPMDLKPWWWNMTVQCLKLSATFTVLPSVSCQKTIEILKQKAFDQAPVVDKSGVIQGMVTLRTILSSVTAGEVQLSDAVSKVLCKHYKQLHLTDNLGKLSHILKTNPFALVVNDAAQNWADGSTCQRQMVVSVVTPIDLLNHITTHKMLDLSSSECSLSDTPSL from the exons ATGTTATCTGCAAATGAAGAACAGGATTGTCTTAAAGGCCAGCTTGAATCTCACCATGAGAGTGGGATGGGAAGTAATTTTGAGCCGGACTACAGAGACAAATCTGCTGACAAGTGGAACTGGACCAGCCCTGATGTGCCCAGCAGATGTACCTGGAGCCTGGGTGCACTCATTTCAGAGTCTCCACACAGCCTCCAAGCACG CATGGAGCCCCCCAGCATCCTCCCCAACATCCTTGGACAAATTGGAGACACACCTCTGGTTCGTTTGAACAGAATCCCTAAAGAGTTTGGACTCAAGTGTGATATTT taGCCAAGTGTGAGTTCTTCAACGCAGGCGGCAGCGTGAAAGATAGGATCGCCGTGCGGATGGTGGAAGACGCTGAGCGAGCCGGGATCCTCAAACCAGGAGATACAATCATCGAGCCCACCTCTGGCAACACAG GTCTCGGCCTCGCCCTCACAGCTGCAGTGAAAGGCTACCGCTGCATCATAACCATGCCTGAGAGGATGAGCAGGGAGAAG GAGGATGTGCTGAGAGCTCTCGGGGCAGAAGTAGTGCGCACACCTTCTGCTGCTGCCTTCGACTCCCCAGAGTCTCACATAATCATGGCGTGGCGTCTGAAGAGCCAGATACCCAACTCACACATCCTGGACCAATATCGTAATGCCAGCAATCCTCTGGCTCACTACGACACCACAGCTGAAGAGATACTGGAGCAGTGTGGTG GGAAATTGGACATGTTGGTGGCAGGAGTTGGCACAGGTGGGACACTAACTGGTGTAGCTCGGAAGTTGAAGGAGAGGTGCCCCAATGTCAAG ATAGTTGCTGTGGAACCGGAGGGCTCCATTCTGATTGGATCAAATGAAAATAAGACTTCCTATGAAGTGGAAGGCATTGGATACGACTTTATCCCAACAGTGTTGGACAGATCT CTTGTTGACATGTGGTATACATCGACTGATATGGAGACGTTTACCATGTGTCGCAAGCTGATCAGAGAAGAGGGCCTTCTTTGTG gtGGCAGCTCTGGCTCGGCCATGGCAGCAGCAGTGAAGATGGCTCAGCAGCTGGAGGAGGGACAGCGCTGTGTGGTCATCCTGGCAGACTCTGTCCGCAACTACAT GTCAAAGTTCCTGAATGACAATTGGATGTGTGAAAAGGGCTTTCTCAGCCCCAAGGAGCCAATGGACCTCAAACCCTG GTGGTGGAACATGACGGTCCAGTGTCTGAAGCTGTCTGCCACCTTCACTGTGTTACCGTCTGTGTCCTGCCAGAAAACCATCGAGATCCTGAAGCAGAAAGCCTTCGACCAGGCCCCAGTCGTCGATAAGTCAGG TGTGATCCAGGGGATGGTGACTCTGAGAACAATTTTGTCCTCTGTGACGGCCGGAGAGGTCCAACTCTCAGATGCTGTCAGCAAGGTGCTCTGTAAGCATTACAAACAG CTGCACCTGACAGATAACCTGGGCAAGCTGTCCCACATTCTCAAAACCAACCCCTTCGCCCTGGTGGTGAATGATGCGGCTCAGA ATTGGGCTGATGGGTCAACTTGTCAGAGGCAGATGGTGGTTAGTGTTGTGACACCTATTGACCTCCTAAACCACATCACCACACACAAGATGCTGGATCTCTCGTCCTCTGAATGCTCGCTGTCAGACACACCGTCTCTGTGA